The genomic stretch CGTTGTTTCTCCTAGACGATGGCTCAGAGAAAGCACGTTCTGTtgttgcagaagaagaagaggatgcgAAAGAAGAATCGTCAGGTCCCCAAGCCGTGAGAGACTCTTTCTTCTTAGCGAAGAAATGCCACGCGCCGAATAAAAACAGTAGAAAGAAGAAGACGGGACTGCTCCAAAGCATCGTGCTGACTTCTCCTTTGGAACTCCGAAGCTTTGACTTGTACGTAGCCACGTATCCCTCGCCTAAACTCATCACAAGAAGCTTCTCCCGGTCGCTTGCTATCAAAGGAGCAACCTTATTTACAAACTTGGTTGTAGATCGATGTCTCAAGAACGTCGACCTGAGATCTTCTAACGCAGCGGGGAAGAGAAGCCGTGGTCCCGTGGTTCTAACGTAGTGTTGTGTCGATACGTTGTATACGAACACTTTCTCTTCGCTGACTAGCACGAGGTAGCCTTTGATGGcttgcaacgcaacgggctctTCTTGTAGTATCTGAGTAATCTTCTTCTTTGACCTCACTCTGCATTTGAAGTTCGCGACGTCGCCGAGGAGCAACACGTGGATGACTTCGCCTTCCGATGTGAATCCGTAAGCCTTTGACCGCTCCGACGCGTCGAAAACGTAAGTTCTCGCTAGAGAGCTGTTCAGACCTTCGCAGTCTGATTCTCTGATCTTCATGGTTCTCAAGTCTAGCGAACCAGCGCCAGTCTCGGTGAGAAACAACAGCCTCTGCTTCGAGAAGACGAGTGGTCTGCTCGCGGGGGTTACCGAGCCGTGAACCGTTCTGTTCTCGGTGAAAACAGTGAGCTTTCCGGTGAGATCGGTCGCTAATATGTACCTAACACGACCCACGTGATGCACTTCTAATAGCGTTACTTCCAAACCATCCTCAGTGCCATCGAATCTACCAACACTCTCCATCGAAGCTGAACTCGAATCAGAGCCCTCTCTGAGTCTATGCAACAAGACGGCCCCACTTTGATGCCCCGTCACCACGAAGCTCTCGTTCTTATACACAGAAGACACGTAAGAAACCATCGCGGTGACCGGCGAATCACACCCGGTTGAAAACTCGACCAAAACGTCGCCGTTTCTCAAGAACACGTAGAGGCTCCCACTCGAGTCCCCGACGGCGAAGTACTTGCTTAAACCCTCGTGGTCTCTAAAGGGCAGCACGTTGATACACGTGATCGCGTCGGAGTTTAGCTTCACGGCGGAGGTGAACTCGAATCTCTCGGACCAGAAAGGACTGTGATTCGTCACCGAAAACGCCTTCTTACCGCTGCTCTCTTTAACACTGATCTCGTGTTTCTTGGTTTCGGACAGCTTAGCGTTTAGTCTAGATACTGCTTCCGTGAGATTCCTAACGAGCTCCTCGAGTCTATGCAACCTAGAATCTGAGTTCTCGTAGGGCACTACCGGATCGGACTCGGAGGCGGTTACGATCGGCGAAAGGAAAAGAACACTAAACGAGACGAAGAAGAGAAAGGACTTGCCTTTTTGAAAACCCGCCATTAAAGAGTGCAACCAAGGCTAGCAGATgggttcttctttctttcttttgcttcttgagATCAGGAAGTAACCGCCATTTTTTGCAGCAGATCTGTTGGAGTTTGGAGATCTGAAAGGGAAGAAGATTTATCCTGTCGGAATCTAtctgaagattttttttttcttttggaagtCAAACAACGTTGTGGTAAGAAGaagattaaaaattaaacttgtCTGATTTGAGATCTTTTGTGTCCGAAACACTCTGGTCTTCTTTGGTCTGCGCTGAGTTTAAGGGAGGATAAGAAGAACAAAAAAGGTTAATTATCTtcaaattttaaagtattttgtatttttggtcaaattttttatttatatttaaaaaaataaatataaaatataattttgtctATGGAACTCACATgaataattaataatgatataatTAGTTGGACGATTAATTTCTATCCACTTTAAATAAAAGTTCACTGGaaatttattgaatatatacaacaaaatctattataattttaatatgcaTCAATAAAACATTTCTATAAAGACTTATACAATTTTGTTCTTAGTTTGATGATTGTTGGATAACTTCAATCTATGTAGAATAAAATTTTACTGgaaaaattatttgaatataaaaaaccAAAACCTAAGATAGTAATTCCAAACTCACACTATACTCTCTATAGTTAGCAACAACCTATGTACTTTGGGAAATGAGACTTGAATCTGATCAGAAAAATGCCAAACCGCACGGTCCTACTGCTTGGCCACACAAACACAAATTGACAATGATCCGGCGATACATATTCACTGCACGTGCAGTTTCTTGCCAcagttctctttttttttttttttttttttgccatctaaaaGTATTATTAATACTAAAAGGCTAAAGCTCAAACATACTACAAGCCCAGAAAAGGGAGCCACATATACACATCCAAACAAACTAAAGCTACAGGCCCACATATTGGCCTAACAAGTACCCGAACCCACCAAAGGCCCAATCGATTGATCCTTTCGGCTTAGACACTTCATGCAGAAACGCGTAACGAAACACGCATTAAC from Raphanus sativus cultivar WK10039 unplaced genomic scaffold, ASM80110v3 Scaffold0448, whole genome shotgun sequence encodes the following:
- the LOC130502208 gene encoding uncharacterized membrane protein At1g75140-like; the protein is MAGFQKGKSFLFFVSFSVLFLSPIVTASESDPVVPYENSDSRLHRLEELVRNLTEAVSRLNAKLSETKKHEISVKESSGKKAFSVTNHSPFWSERFEFTSAVKLNSDAITCINVLPFRDHEGLSKYFAVGDSSGSLYVFLRNGDVLVEFSTGCDSPVTAMVSYVSSVYKNESFVVTGHQSGAVLLHRLREGSDSSSASMESVGRFDGTEDGLEVTLLEVHHVGRVRYILATDLTGKLTVFTENRTVHGSVTPASRPLVFSKQRLLFLTETGAGSLDLRTMKIRESDCEGLNSSLARTYVFDASERSKAYGFTSEGEVIHVLLLGDVANFKCRVRSKKKITQILQEEPVALQAIKGYLVLVSEEKVFVYNVSTQHYVRTTGPRLLFPAALEDLRSTFLRHRSTTKFVNKVAPLIASDREKLLVMSLGEGYVATYKSKLRSSKGEVSTMLWSSPVFFFLLFLFGAWHFFAKKKESLTAWGPDDSSFASSSSSATTERAFSEPSSRRNNDDLMDIRRRYVSPSRYRPGAAAGTYRSVASNEPTSRATVDATNYRATGQEMKYRGGSGLDSSGGGFGNRRESLFGNNKALDNES